AATGGTAGATTCCAGATAACATGCAACGCAGAGGGAGTCCTGTGGATAGAAGCTGAAACTTCATCGGTAATCGACGATCTTGCCGGTTTTACTCCCTGCTCCCAACTGCAGAAACTAGTTCCCGCACTTGATTGCTCTGGAGATACCACTTCTTACCCGCTTTTTATGGCCCAGGTTCGTGAATGAGAGACTAGAAAACTATTATCTTACCATATATAATAACTGTTAAACCATCCTTAACACTATGCTCTCAGCTAAGAGAAAAGGTTAGTTGTTTGTATGTTTTGCTAGTTAACTAGTTTCAGATGCGGTGGAGTCTGTCTTGGAGTTACAACTCTCCACACTGTGTGTGATGGCACAACTGTCCTTCATTTCATAAATAGTTGGTCTGAAATGGCAAGAGGCTTGTCCCAAATTAGCATGCCACCACTTATTGACCGAACCCTTCTCCGAGCAAGAGTGCCACCAACCCCTAGATTTCACCATCTTGAATATAATCCACCTCCTTCCTTACTTGGCCTAATAATCCTACACCCTTGTCTGTATCTGTTTTTAAGATCACACAAAATCAACTTAATATCCTAAAAGCCAAGTCACGGGAATATGAAAACAAAACCAACTACAGCATCTACACCATTCTAGCTGCATACATATGGCGCTGTGCAACGAAAGCTCGGGGCCTCTCATATGATCAACCAACCAGGTTACTGATGCCAACTAATGGACGCCCCAGACTACATCCTCCCCTCCCGTCAAGCTACCTGGGCAATGTAATTTTCATGGCTTCACCAATTGCTCTATCTGGAAACCTCCAACCAGAGCCGTTTGTAAATACCCTAGGGCGAGTACATGGAGCATTGGCAAGGATGGACAATGAGTATCTAAGATCAGTTATTGACTACCTAGAAACACTGCCAGGGGAAAACCAGAAACTTACCAATGTCCAAGCCTATTTATCAACAAATGGAGTCGACTGCCTTTGCATGATGCTGATTTTGGCTGGGGTCGTCCATTATACACGGGACCAGCAAACGTTGTCAGTGAAGGAAAAATATTCCTAATACCAATTACAACTGATGATGGGAGCTTGTCATAGGTAGCATGCCTACAGACCCCTCATATGAAACCCTTCGAGGAACATCTATACCAAGGCTTGATGTCATTTGATAACAAAAAGGCTCGATattagttgttcttactctctATCAATAGTCTGTTTCCTCTAACTAAACACATTTGTTGTTTATTAAATATTACCACCTAAATTCCCTATTCTCTAATTTGAAGCACTGCATGTCATCCTAGGCTAGCTAGACATATTTTTGTTTGAATCCTTCGCACTCCATGTTAGAACGTTTGGTAAGTAGATGTTTTTGATGTGTGGAAAATTTAGTCATTTGATTAAATTTTCTCTTGAAATGCGTAACCAATATTGGATTGCTTGAGGTTCAATTCACTGTCACATATAAATTTATGTTGCTTCAACTTTGACATTCGTATCTAACATTTATTTAGATACATGTACTAAGGCATGgctcaaatacatggaaaaaacttcaaaaaactGAACATATCCATATTAAACATTTGCCTGTATACAACATTCACATCCACTTACGTGTTCCATAACCTTTTTTTGTTCACTCATAATTTCATACCAACAACAACTCAATTCCTGATAGGACATATCCATTGTTCACCTTCACCATACGTGGTTCCAACAGACTTTACCTTATAGGACACGAAATAAGGGAGTTGCAGTTCGCACAGTATCCAACACTATATTCAGGACCAGAAATTCAGCAAAGATAGTATACCAGCAAAGCATCAAGATAATGCCGATAGCAGCTATCACTGTTTTCCCTATTAATTACCATCTACTTTTCAGCATCTCTCTGATGCAAATTTTGAATCAAAAGGAGGCTAATTGCAATAAACAAGGGTTCAGACAGTGATAAATTGTTACATCATAAGAGGGATGAGCCAATGCAAACAAATGACTGAAACAAAGATGAAGACGGTAGTTGTAACCGTATCTGACAAAATTGACAAAGTGTCAATAGGTGACAACAATAAGAAGATAAAGTTCGTTTATACGGCTGAAAAAGGAACATAATGTAGCTAACTCAACCAATCAAAAGAGTAGAAAATGAGAATTTAATTGTGGATGGGCATTCAGAAAGAGGTAAGTAGATTCTAAAAGCTTAATATGAAACTAAACTTCAAGAGCCTTGCCTTCTTGGATTACATATCTACTTCAGCCTAGTTTTCTCGAATATTTGCAGCAATTCTGCTCACAGTTCACAGAGGACACACATAACAAGGAAAATAAAGCTCAAAGGTGAGATATGAGGAAGAAGCAGATTGACAACTTCGAGTTTGCAAGTTCAGCCAAGTTCCCACCATTTCAAAAATTACACGAAAATAAGAATTTAGGACATTCTACATACCTCTGTCACATGTATCAATTCAAAGGAAAAACAGTCCCATGTTTCAAATGGCAGCTTGTGACATAATACAAAGTACTTCTACTTCTAAGTGACAAATCTAAAACAACAGCAGAACAATAACTACGTTTAGACAGGGTTTGAGTTCATGATCCTAATCTCCCATATCTCCTCATTCTAACAACAATACCATAATTCAACTTCTGGTTATGCAGTCGATCAAATATTTCATCACGTTTCTACATgcataatttcacatataaaaatgaACTCACTTTAAGTTAAAATCAAACATTTGTCTGAAATCCAAACAAGATCAAAGAAACATTACAAATTTACAATCGCACAATGTCAAGATCAATTAAAGAGTAGAAGCACATCAATATCGAGTTCAATTAAAAACAAATGCAAACAGTTTCAGGATCACCACTTTACAGAAAAAGAGAGAGATCATAAAAGAGAACTAAGCAGAGTAATAAAGTGGACGCCTGTACTCGTCGAAGTACTCATCACGATCCACAAAAACAATAGCGTAGAGAGCATAAATAATCCCAGGAACGTAACCCAGAATAGTTAACAGCACACAAATCCAGAACTCAACCTGAAAAAAACAACCAAACCCAGAATTCATTAGAACAAAACATGAAAACCTCAACTCAGAGAGATGTAGAAGATAAAATATCGACTCACGCTGCAACAACCGTGCCTGAAGCAAACTCCCAAAGGAGGGATCAAAATCGCGATCAAAAGTTCACACAGAATTTCGCAGCGACTAGGCATGTTGTTGTTGATGTGAAGATTAGAAAGTGGGTCAACTAACAAACCAGAAATAAAGGTGTCCAAGACTTTTTGAGATTCGGTTTTCTTAATGGACAAAAAAACAAGAGAGGAAATTTCAAGGGAAAAAAAAGGAACTTATTAGATCTAAACCGTTCATTTTAGTCAATATAGTTAAATAAACGATCATGATTACCCCAAAGTGTGATCACGTGCTGACCCACATTTGGTTGGACgtattaaaattattgaattgatatttgaTACGTTATCTATAGTCCATAAGACCTAAATGCCCAAAATAGAAGGagattttttatttcttcttaagGGTAAAATACGGCAGATTTTTGTTTCCTGCATCACCATATGCCATTGATCATGTGGTGACCAAGGAAAGCAAATGAGAAGCTTCTTTATAGTTAAATCCATCTCCTCTTCTAAATTGATTGTCAAAACTCAAAACCTACTCTCCAAGACTTGTTTTGAGCCGTCTGAAAATCGTTGTTTGGTTAGAAGTTGGTGTTTTGCTGAAATCCCAAATTTAATAAGGTAAAGGTAAGAGGCCAAGGCTTATTAATTGCTTAGATACCAAGGATTTAGAGTGAAAATGCCATTAGTTCAACATTAAAACTATAGAGTAAGGCGCCATGGAATGATTGATAGAAACTAACATTCTTTGTAGAAAAACAATGTGATACTGGAGGGTCCATGAATTGGGACTTGGAAATAGTCATTCAAGCTCCCATATTTTTTGTGACATTCGAGCTAATATCACCTTACACTTACTGTAATGACTCAAATTTTACTGTTACCGAAAAGTATATTTTCGGGTCTCTGTTTCTGAaaaacggattcgtaaatatttattaaaaaaatttacgaagtaaaatgagtggttaattagagtttaattaagtgaatttaatttaattaagagtaattaagtaaaaggaccaaattaaataaagtgtgaaagtttaattgtagattaaaagaaaataaagaggacCAAAATTATGTcatttgtcctaagtgaggcgacaaatgcataaaaatcaaagatttttatgcataaatatgtatattaaattattattattatttattatggttttacatttaatatttattaatgttatttttattaaattgatatttattatgaaataaattacaagttgacaaatgtatggtaataaaatatacatgtgtaattcaattatataattacttataatataagaattattACAGTAAAGTAAacgaaataaagaaacaaaagaaaaagaaaggagatcAAGAACAGCGAGCAGGGACGAAATAAGGGaaggaaagaaggaaaagaaaggaaagaaagaaaaagggaaaatttggGGTTTGATGCTTGAAGCTTAAATAGGTAagttaatttagccctttttacttaatttttatgttttagaaactttagaacaaggttttgatgaagttAAGTTGATATATTGTAAGATAGTTGATT
The sequence above is drawn from the Gossypium hirsutum isolate 1008001.06 chromosome A05, Gossypium_hirsutum_v2.1, whole genome shotgun sequence genome and encodes:
- the LOC121229539 gene encoding shikimate O-hydroxycinnamoyltransferase yields the protein MDYKFNYVLKEALSKTLVPFYPMAGRLGCDENGRFQITCNAEGVLWIEAETSSVIDDLAGFTPCSQLQKLVPALDCSGDTTSYPLFMAQVRESTSFLTWPNNPTPLSVSVFKITQNQLNILKAKSREYENKTNYSIYTILAAYIWRCATKARGLSYDQPTRLLMPTNGRPRLHPPLPSSYLGNVIFMASPIALSGNLQPEPFVNTLGRVHGALARMDNEYLRSVIDYLETLPGENQKLTNVQAYLSTNGVDCLCMMLILAGVVHYTRDQQTLSVKEKYS
- the LOC107958941 gene encoding UPF0057 membrane protein At4g30660 is translated as MPSRCEILCELLIAILIPPLGVCFRHGCCSVEFWICVLLTILGYVPGIIYALYAIVFVDRDEYFDEYRRPLYYSA